One Mucilaginibacter ginkgonis genomic region harbors:
- a CDS encoding bifunctional UDP-N-acetylmuramoyl-tripeptide:D-alanyl-D-alanine ligase/alanine racemase, translating to MPHNTYSIAEIKQILNAEGNVITDTYISVLLTDSRRAVNTHEALFFALRSRRDGHEFIDEAYKLGVRNFIVKQLPRQVFENANFLIVPDVLKALQQLAINHRDKFDLEVIGITGSNGKTIVKEWLFQLLSPDKNIVRSPRSYNSQIGVPLSVWQIANENTLGIFEAGVSTSGEMAVLEEIIKPRIGVLTHLGSAHNEGFASYDDKVKEKLKLFQHVQLLIYQYDALVTFQDEITAPRKFTWSREFSQSDLYVFSETIISKNYYLRARYRGKEIECLIPFLDDASVENAITCWATMLALGYSAVECDKRLEHLTAVSMRLELKMGINDCTIIDDSYNSDLQSLEIALNFLSQQNQHKNKTVILSDIYQSGLQVDELYKQVASLIGTKNINRFIGVGEALTEHQRYFNISKKFFYTDTQSFIKQLGKLDLRDETILIKGSRIFGFERISKALTQKAHETLMEINLNAMVDNLNFYRSKLYPRVKVMAMVKAFSYGSGTFEIANVLQYAKVDYLAVAYIDEGVSLRESGINLPIMVLNPEAAAFDKMVEHNLEPEIYSFNQLDEFVKFAFRNKITAYPIHLKIDTGMHRLGFDVLEVDELCDFLEQVDCVKVKSVFSHLVASDAPQHDAFTLQQMKRYEKAYLKLERALDYKFIRHISNTSAIIRWPMAQYDMVRLGIGLYGIDASIPDHMNGLQPVATLKTNISQIKRITAGETVGYNRMGKLAADGKIATVRIGYADGYLRAFGNGIGKMLVKGNLVPTVGNIAMDMCMIDVSNIDANEGDEVIVFNHEHRIEDMAQEIGTIPYEILTNISQRVKRVYFYE from the coding sequence GTCGCGATGGCCACGAGTTTATTGATGAAGCCTATAAACTTGGCGTGCGCAACTTCATAGTAAAACAATTACCGCGACAAGTTTTCGAGAACGCTAATTTTCTGATCGTGCCCGACGTGTTAAAGGCCTTGCAGCAATTGGCGATCAATCACCGTGACAAGTTTGATCTGGAGGTGATTGGCATTACAGGCAGCAACGGCAAAACTATAGTCAAAGAATGGCTTTTCCAGCTACTATCACCTGATAAGAATATCGTTCGCAGCCCGCGTAGTTACAATTCGCAAATTGGCGTGCCTTTATCCGTATGGCAAATTGCTAATGAAAACACCCTGGGCATTTTTGAAGCGGGTGTATCAACGTCGGGAGAGATGGCGGTTTTAGAAGAGATCATCAAGCCGCGGATCGGTGTATTGACGCATCTGGGCTCGGCGCATAATGAAGGGTTTGCAAGCTATGATGACAAGGTGAAAGAGAAGTTGAAGCTATTTCAGCATGTTCAACTGCTCATCTACCAGTACGATGCCCTCGTCACCTTTCAGGATGAAATTACTGCACCACGCAAATTCACCTGGAGCCGTGAATTTTCACAGTCGGACTTGTATGTTTTCAGCGAAACCATAATATCTAAAAACTATTACTTGCGTGCGCGCTACCGGGGTAAAGAAATTGAATGCCTTATTCCTTTTCTTGATGATGCCTCGGTAGAAAATGCCATAACCTGCTGGGCAACCATGCTTGCTTTGGGTTACAGCGCTGTAGAATGCGACAAACGCCTGGAACATCTTACAGCCGTAAGTATGCGGCTTGAGCTTAAAATGGGTATCAACGATTGTACGATAATTGACGATTCATATAACTCTGATTTACAGTCCCTTGAGATCGCCCTTAACTTTCTAAGTCAACAAAACCAGCACAAAAATAAAACGGTTATACTATCGGATATTTACCAATCGGGCTTACAGGTCGACGAACTTTACAAACAGGTTGCATCACTGATCGGCACAAAAAACATCAACCGCTTTATTGGTGTTGGTGAAGCTTTAACCGAGCATCAGCGTTATTTCAATATTTCGAAAAAGTTTTTTTACACCGATACACAATCGTTCATAAAGCAGCTGGGCAAACTTGATCTGCGGGACGAAACAATATTGATTAAGGGGTCCAGGATATTTGGTTTCGAGCGCATTAGCAAGGCGCTGACCCAAAAGGCGCACGAAACGCTGATGGAGATTAATCTGAATGCTATGGTTGATAATCTTAATTTTTATAGATCAAAATTATATCCACGCGTTAAAGTGATGGCCATGGTTAAGGCGTTTTCTTATGGCAGCGGCACGTTTGAGATTGCTAATGTGCTTCAGTATGCAAAGGTGGATTATCTGGCAGTAGCCTATATCGATGAGGGGGTTTCGCTTCGCGAGAGCGGCATTAACCTGCCGATAATGGTGCTCAACCCCGAGGCTGCGGCTTTTGATAAAATGGTAGAACATAACCTTGAGCCCGAAATATACAGTTTCAACCAGCTGGATGAATTCGTAAAGTTTGCCTTCCGCAATAAGATCACTGCATATCCTATCCACCTGAAGATAGACACCGGCATGCACCGCCTCGGGTTTGACGTTCTGGAGGTAGATGAACTTTGTGACTTTTTGGAACAGGTGGATTGTGTAAAAGTAAAATCGGTATTCTCACACCTGGTAGCCAGCGACGCGCCTCAGCACGATGCTTTTACACTGCAGCAAATGAAACGGTACGAGAAGGCTTACCTTAAACTGGAGCGCGCGTTAGACTATAAGTTCATCAGGCATATTTCCAATACCTCGGCAATTATACGCTGGCCCATGGCGCAGTACGATATGGTGCGGTTGGGCATCGGTCTGTATGGTATTGACGCATCAATACCTGATCATATGAATGGACTGCAACCTGTTGCTACGCTTAAAACCAACATTTCTCAGATAAAACGGATAACTGCAGGCGAGACTGTGGGATATAACCGCATGGGCAAATTGGCAGCCGACGGAAAAATAGCAACAGTACGCATTGGTTATGCCGACGGCTATCTGCGGGCTTTCGGTAACGGCATAGGCAAAATGCTGGTGAAAGGCAATCTTGTGCCTACGGTAGGCAACATTGCAATGGATATGTGCATGATAGATGTAAGCAATATTGATGCGAACGAGGGCGACGAGGTGATCGTTTTTAACCACGAGCACCGCATTGAAGACATGGCGCAAGAGATCGGTACCATCCCATACGAAATACTAACAAATATTTCGCAGCGTGTAAAAAGAGTGTACTTTTATGAGTAG
- a CDS encoding DUF502 domain-containing protein, with protein MNRVARALIRYFLKGLIVVVPLGAAIFLVYWAIAGLDRTLNLSDILLINPKTGKPIYIPGLGILSVLIVILFAGILLTYIVTDPIKQWFARWLNRLPLLKFLYSSIKDLTEAFVGEEKKFNEPVLVEVNEFGLKKIGFLTQKDLSALGLPGQVAVYFPWSYSFAGQVVIISADKVTPINKSAAEMMKFVISGGVSGLE; from the coding sequence ATGAATAGGGTTGCCCGCGCATTGATCAGATATTTTCTTAAAGGGTTGATTGTGGTGGTGCCGCTAGGGGCCGCCATCTTTCTGGTATATTGGGCCATAGCCGGCTTGGACAGAACTTTAAACCTTAGCGATATCCTGCTAATCAACCCGAAAACTGGTAAGCCAATCTATATACCGGGTTTAGGTATTTTAAGTGTACTGATCGTAATTCTTTTCGCAGGGATTCTACTAACTTACATTGTTACAGACCCGATAAAGCAATGGTTTGCCCGCTGGCTAAACCGCTTGCCGCTTTTAAAATTTCTATACTCTTCTATTAAAGATCTGACAGAAGCCTTTGTTGGCGAAGAAAAGAAATTTAATGAGCCTGTTCTGGTCGAGGTAAATGAATTTGGTTTAAAGAAAATTGGCTTCCTCACCCAAAAAGATCTGAGCGCGTTGGGTTTGCCAGGACAGGTTGCCGTTTATTTCCCGTGGTCTTATTCATTTGCAGGGCAGGTAGTCATTATATCTGCTGATAAAGTGACACCGATAAATAAAAGCGCCGCCGAAATGATGAAATTCGTTATATCAGGGGGGGTATCTGGTCTGGAGTAA